A genomic stretch from Chitinophaga lutea includes:
- the rplU gene encoding 50S ribosomal protein L21, whose amino-acid sequence MICKKLFFNRMTAPGDPPSCKKVLNSLLIKKQSNTFAGNYFWNIMFAVVKIAGQQFKVQKDQEIFVQQLSGNVGDKVEFAEVLLTDNDGKVTVGTDVKSVIKAEILGHVQGDKVIAFKMKRRKGFRKKVGHRTHFTKIKINEIA is encoded by the coding sequence TTGATATGTAAAAAGCTATTTTTCAATAGGATGACCGCCCCGGGCGATCCGCCGTCCTGCAAAAAAGTATTAAATTCTTTGTTGATTAAAAAACAAAGTAATACCTTTGCAGGAAATTATTTTTGGAATATTATGTTCGCAGTTGTAAAAATCGCAGGCCAACAGTTCAAAGTTCAGAAAGATCAGGAGATCTTTGTGCAACAACTGTCTGGTAATGTTGGAGATAAAGTAGAATTTGCAGAAGTTCTGCTGACCGACAACGACGGTAAAGTTACCGTGGGTACTGATGTAAAATCAGTGATTAAGGCGGAGATCCTGGGTCATGTTCAAGGTGATAAAGTGATCGCTTTCAAAATGAAGAGAAGAAAAGGCTTCAGAAAGAAAGTGGGTCACCGTACTCATTTTACCAAGATCAAGATCAACGAAATTGCTTAA
- the rpmA gene encoding 50S ribosomal protein L27, with protein sequence MAHKKGEGSVKNGRDSQSKRLGVKIFGGQVAVAGNIIIRQRGTVYHAGSNVGIGKDFTIYALTDGVVEFRKGRENRTFVSVKSFDTTAQAEA encoded by the coding sequence ATGGCACATAAAAAAGGTGAAGGTAGTGTTAAGAACGGTCGCGATTCCCAAAGCAAAAGGCTGGGTGTTAAGATCTTCGGTGGCCAGGTGGCGGTAGCTGGCAATATCATTATCCGTCAGAGAGGCACAGTTTATCACGCAGGTTCTAACGTAGGTATCGGTAAGGATTTTACCATCTACGCGTTGACAGATGGTGTTGTGGAATTCAGAAAAGGGCGTGAAAACAGGACCTTTGTTTCCGTTAAATCATTTGACACCACTGCACAAGCGGAAGCGTAA
- a CDS encoding histone, translated as MATIKKAAAKKAAPKKKAAAKKAAPKKAAAKKAAPKKKAAPKKAAPKKAAAKKAAPKKKAAAKKAAPKKKAAAKKAAPKKKAAAKKAAPKKKAAAKKAPAKKKAPAKKAAPSAPAAPAM; from the coding sequence ATGGCAACAATTAAGAAAGCTGCTGCTAAAAAAGCTGCACCTAAAAAGAAAGCCGCTGCTAAGAAAGCTGCTCCTAAAAAAGCTGCTGCTAAGAAAGCCGCTCCTAAAAAGAAAGCTGCTCCTAAGAAAGCTGCTCCTAAAAAAGCCGCTGCTAAGAAAGCCGCTCCTAAAAAGAAAGCCGCTGCTAAGAAAGCTGCTCCTAAAAAGAAAGCCGCTGCTAAGAAAGCTGCTCCTAAAAAGAAAGCCGCTGCTAAAAAGGCTGCTCCTAAAAAGAAAGCTGCTGCTAAAAAAGCACCTGCTAAGAAGAAAGCTCCTGCTAAAAAAGCAGCTCCTTCTGCACCTGCAGCTCCGGCCATGTAA
- a CDS encoding helix-hairpin-helix domain-containing protein: MENYIIADNFSLLAKLMDIHGDNSFKAKSFANAAFQIEKLTVPLQETPQDAIFRIKGIGESTGKSVIEMLQTGQFAALDEYIRRTPPGILEMMRIKGLGPKKIATIWKELEIETLGELLYACNENRLLLLKGFGQKTQDSIRASIEFFLSNRERFLYAEVESFAAELETLLRSTFAPAQVAVTGSFRRQQPIIDELEFVIGAPIDQVAETFKTMEAFNRLDNTDDALLLQFKEHVKIKVYGVQPEHFAVKLFTTTGSDAFLEKFFAHTGQASGGAAATEEDIFREAGLAYIPPALREGRANEVALAAANQLPQLIQAADIRGIIHSHSQWSDGLQSLEEMAKAARDQGFEYLVISDHSKSAFYANGLQPERILAQHEQIDLLNAQLAPFKIFKSIEADILNDGSLDYPDEILASFDLVIASVHSNLKMTEEKAMARVLKAIANPYTTILGHMTGRLLLSRNGYPLNHPQIIDACVEHGVVIELNAHPRRLDIDWEWIPYALEQGALLSIDPDAHAIAGFADVRYGTLAAQKGGLTANKNLSSFTLAELEAFLQARKQSKLR, from the coding sequence ATGGAAAATTATATCATCGCAGATAACTTCTCACTGCTGGCCAAACTGATGGACATTCACGGCGACAATTCCTTTAAAGCCAAGTCCTTCGCCAACGCCGCCTTCCAGATCGAAAAACTTACCGTCCCCTTGCAGGAAACGCCGCAGGACGCCATTTTCCGGATCAAAGGCATCGGTGAGTCCACCGGTAAAAGTGTGATAGAAATGCTGCAAACCGGGCAATTTGCAGCCCTCGATGAATACATCCGCAGAACCCCGCCCGGCATCCTCGAAATGATGCGCATCAAAGGCCTTGGGCCCAAAAAGATCGCCACCATCTGGAAAGAACTCGAAATAGAAACGCTCGGAGAGCTCCTGTATGCCTGCAACGAAAACCGCCTGCTCCTCCTCAAGGGCTTCGGACAGAAAACGCAGGACAGCATCCGCGCCAGCATTGAATTTTTCCTCTCCAACCGCGAACGGTTCCTCTACGCTGAAGTGGAATCATTCGCCGCCGAGCTGGAAACCCTGCTCCGCAGCACCTTTGCCCCGGCACAGGTGGCTGTTACCGGCAGCTTCCGGCGCCAGCAGCCCATTATCGACGAGCTGGAATTTGTGATCGGTGCGCCGATCGACCAGGTGGCGGAAACTTTCAAAACCATGGAGGCCTTCAACCGCCTCGACAATACCGACGATGCCCTCCTGCTCCAATTCAAAGAGCACGTGAAAATAAAAGTCTACGGCGTACAGCCGGAGCATTTTGCCGTCAAACTCTTCACCACCACCGGCTCCGATGCTTTCCTCGAAAAGTTCTTCGCTCATACCGGCCAGGCATCCGGTGGCGCGGCGGCCACGGAAGAAGACATTTTCCGGGAAGCGGGCCTGGCTTACATCCCGCCGGCGCTCCGTGAAGGGCGTGCCAACGAGGTAGCGCTGGCTGCAGCCAATCAGCTGCCGCAACTGATACAGGCGGCTGATATCCGGGGCATCATCCACTCTCACAGCCAATGGAGCGACGGCCTGCAAAGCCTCGAAGAAATGGCCAAAGCAGCCAGGGACCAGGGATTTGAGTACCTCGTCATCAGCGATCACTCCAAATCCGCCTTCTATGCCAACGGCCTGCAACCAGAACGCATTCTGGCCCAGCACGAACAAATCGACCTGCTTAACGCGCAGCTGGCGCCGTTTAAAATATTCAAAAGCATCGAGGCCGACATCCTCAACGACGGCAGCCTCGACTACCCGGACGAGATCCTGGCCAGCTTCGACCTGGTGATCGCCTCCGTGCACTCCAACCTCAAAATGACGGAAGAAAAGGCCATGGCCCGTGTGTTAAAAGCCATCGCCAACCCGTACACCACCATCCTCGGGCATATGACCGGCCGCCTGTTGCTGAGCCGCAACGGTTACCCGCTCAATCATCCGCAGATCATCGACGCCTGCGTGGAACACGGTGTGGTGATAGAACTGAACGCGCATCCCCGCCGCCTCGACATCGACTGGGAATGGATACCGTACGCCCTCGAACAAGGCGCGCTGCTTTCCATCGACCCGGATGCGCATGCCATTGCCGGTTTTGCCGACGTGCGGTACGGTACGCTGGCCGCACAAAAGGGAGGCCTTACTGCGAATAAAAACCTGAGCAGCTTCACGCTGGCGGAACTGGAAGCCTTTTTACAGGCCCGTAAACAATCAAAACTCCGCTGA
- a CDS encoding PrsW family intramembrane metalloprotease, which translates to MLYHSLAIALAPGIAISLLIYWLDKRDREPVRLLIRSFLLGVVCTSFPLLVEGLAGRVDWGKGGAWGIAAFAFGIVGLSEELGKYFVLRYFAFPKPEFNEPFDGIVYSVMVSMGFATTENIAYVMQYGIGTGWVRMFISVPAHAAFAVLMGYYVGLAKFIPQHRKTLLFTGVFWAVVFHGAFDFFLMLGDNVFLVLASLLCLYIGIRLSIRAIRHHTEISERWNKRED; encoded by the coding sequence ATGTTGTACCACTCCCTCGCCATTGCGCTGGCGCCCGGCATCGCCATTTCGTTGCTGATTTACTGGCTGGATAAGCGCGACCGCGAACCGGTGCGGCTCCTTATCCGCAGTTTTTTGCTGGGCGTGGTTTGCACCTCCTTTCCATTGCTGGTGGAGGGCTTAGCCGGCCGTGTGGACTGGGGAAAAGGCGGCGCCTGGGGTATTGCCGCTTTTGCATTCGGGATAGTGGGCCTGAGTGAAGAGCTGGGTAAATACTTCGTGCTACGCTATTTTGCCTTTCCCAAACCCGAGTTCAATGAGCCCTTCGACGGTATCGTGTATTCCGTCATGGTCAGCATGGGTTTCGCCACCACCGAAAACATCGCCTATGTTATGCAGTACGGCATAGGTACGGGTTGGGTACGTATGTTCATTTCCGTGCCCGCACACGCGGCTTTTGCCGTGCTGATGGGGTATTATGTGGGCCTGGCGAAGTTCATCCCCCAGCACCGGAAAACGCTCCTGTTTACGGGCGTTTTCTGGGCGGTCGTTTTTCACGGGGCCTTCGACTTTTTCCTCATGTTGGGTGACAACGTGTTTCTCGTGCTCGCCTCCCTCCTCTGCCTTTACATCGGCATACGGTTATCCATCCGTGCCATCCGGCACCATACGGAAATTTCAGAACGCTGGAATAAACGGGAAGATTAA
- a CDS encoding PLDc N-terminal domain-containing protein, whose protein sequence is MDNNTEIWITLLFMVHIWLVVRFCILHTFRQANNRPYHLKWLILVFFLPYLGYALYFWLTRRYVTRQQ, encoded by the coding sequence ATGGACAACAACACTGAAATATGGATCACACTGTTGTTTATGGTGCATATATGGCTGGTAGTGCGGTTTTGTATCCTGCATACCTTCCGCCAGGCGAATAACCGTCCTTACCATCTGAAATGGCTCATACTGGTCTTCTTCCTGCCATACCTGGGTTACGCGCTTTATTTTTGGTTAACGCGCCGTTATGTAACCCGTCAGCAATAA
- a CDS encoding PorP/SprF family type IX secretion system membrane protein produces the protein MKTSLIRIFAIGMISCCALRVSAQQHPVYAQYQYNGMVINPAHPSMDEFSSATIVSRNQWVGMEGAPKTSTFTFYTPIKATNTSIGFFAMKDEITVYSQTGYHFNISQKVKLDDKIFLALGLKGGMEQFRENNVHLGTDDPVFAANQRYWKTDVGFGFLLYSEKFFVGLSAPSFHNFDIGGSENKVEFKRHMYLQGAFLADINKDLQFRPGILLRQVSGAGTQMDLNATFIVKKLLWLGVTWRTEKTASALVQVQVLKHFNLGYAYDFASSTHLKGMQTGSHELMLNYRFSLVKGKTLTPRLF, from the coding sequence ATGAAAACAAGCCTCATCAGGATTTTTGCCATAGGGATGATCAGCTGCTGCGCACTTCGCGTCAGTGCGCAGCAACATCCTGTTTACGCGCAATACCAGTACAACGGGATGGTCATCAATCCTGCCCATCCGTCGATGGATGAATTCAGCAGCGCCACCATCGTGTCGCGCAATCAGTGGGTGGGCATGGAAGGGGCGCCCAAAACGTCCACCTTCACCTTCTATACGCCCATCAAAGCTACCAATACGAGCATCGGCTTTTTTGCGATGAAAGACGAGATCACTGTTTACTCCCAAACCGGTTATCACTTCAATATCTCGCAAAAGGTAAAGCTGGATGACAAAATTTTCCTGGCGCTGGGGCTGAAAGGAGGGATGGAGCAGTTCCGGGAGAACAATGTGCACCTGGGTACGGACGACCCGGTGTTTGCCGCTAACCAGCGGTACTGGAAAACCGATGTCGGGTTCGGGTTCCTGCTGTATTCGGAGAAATTCTTCGTGGGGCTGTCTGCCCCGTCGTTTCACAACTTTGACATCGGCGGCAGCGAAAACAAGGTCGAGTTTAAGCGGCATATGTACCTGCAGGGGGCGTTTCTGGCCGATATCAACAAAGACCTGCAGTTCAGGCCCGGCATACTGCTGCGGCAGGTATCGGGCGCCGGCACGCAGATGGACCTGAATGCGACCTTTATCGTGAAGAAGCTGTTATGGCTGGGTGTTACCTGGCGAACCGAAAAGACCGCCAGCGCGCTGGTACAGGTGCAGGTACTGAAGCATTTCAACCTGGGTTATGCATATGATTTCGCATCGTCGACACATCTGAAAGGGATGCAAACCGGCTCTCACGAACTGATGCTGAACTACCGTTTTTCCCTGGTAAAAGGCAAAACCCTGACGCCCCGCTTATTCTAA